From one Verrucomicrobiota bacterium genomic stretch:
- a CDS encoding agmatine deiminase family protein encodes MARAARPTSPYILPPEWAPQECIWLSWPHRRDLWNGKIKRAQEVFAEIASVISRTQMVRINSTFHHHSNIAKFLVQARADPNHIDLCDHANDDVWCRDHGPLFVKHRETGEVVIGDWRFNGWGKQFAPYDADDAVPACIEKATGLRRIRRDFVLEGGAIEMNGAGQLLTTESVLLNPNRNPHYSRGEVEQVLRHGLGASQVLWLEKGIEGDDTGGHIDDVARFVSDDHLLVSTEADSGKPNHLRLKENLERLKSYRTAGGKRFQLTPLPLPDPQEVPDWRLPVLPASYVNFLIINQAVLVPQFGNPSKDQQALEAIRSCFPSREAIGIPCLDLALEGGTIHCISCQQPK; translated from the coding sequence ATGGCACGAGCTGCGCGCCCCACCTCCCCTTACATCCTGCCTCCGGAGTGGGCTCCTCAGGAATGCATTTGGCTTTCTTGGCCCCATCGCCGCGACCTCTGGAATGGGAAGATCAAGCGAGCCCAGGAAGTCTTCGCCGAGATCGCCTCGGTCATTTCACGCACTCAGATGGTCCGGATCAATTCGACCTTCCACCATCACTCCAATATCGCGAAATTTCTGGTCCAGGCCCGGGCCGATCCCAATCACATCGACCTCTGTGACCACGCCAACGACGACGTTTGGTGCCGGGATCACGGCCCTCTCTTTGTCAAGCATCGGGAAACCGGTGAAGTCGTGATCGGCGATTGGCGCTTCAATGGCTGGGGCAAGCAATTCGCCCCCTACGACGCGGATGATGCCGTCCCCGCTTGCATCGAAAAAGCGACCGGACTCCGGCGGATCCGCCGCGACTTCGTCTTGGAAGGCGGGGCCATCGAGATGAATGGCGCGGGCCAACTGCTCACCACCGAGTCCGTCCTCCTGAACCCAAATCGCAATCCCCACTACTCGCGAGGGGAGGTGGAACAGGTGCTCCGCCATGGCCTCGGAGCCAGCCAAGTGCTCTGGTTGGAGAAAGGCATCGAGGGGGATGACACCGGCGGCCACATCGATGACGTGGCCCGCTTCGTGAGCGATGACCACCTCCTGGTTTCCACCGAAGCGGATTCCGGCAAACCCAATCACCTGCGCCTCAAAGAAAACCTGGAACGCCTGAAGAGCTATCGGACAGCCGGCGGCAAACGCTTCCAACTCACCCCCTTGCCGCTCCCCGATCCGCAAGAAGTCCCCGACTGGCGGCTGCCCGTGCTGCCGGCCAGCTACGTCAATTTTTTGATCATCAATCAAGCCGTCCTGGTTCCCCAATTCGGCAACCCGAGCAAAGACCAGCAGGCGCTCGAAGCCATCAGGAGCTGCTTCCCAAGTCGTGAAGCCATCGGCATCCCCTGCCTCGACTTGGCGCTCGAAGGCGGCACCATCCACTGCATCAGCTGCCAGCAGCCGAAGTGA
- a CDS encoding serine protease: MFRACLRLSVCVLLTACVSPLEDRRFDNHLVRMEQNEDLARLLPRESDRDRIRRLLGPRVGLVQTGSEEASLSGSSGRAAALTSDGYFLTAWHVVSEGSFYLEELRLVKKLPAGRITLEQAEGAFAIDRYPGRIVWSQPDLDLALVEFPGVKSVPFRKLGAIPQKGALVCTSDDTGFGFYDPRYGIPSLVGNGSFLAAGQILEVNAPKIPGSPRILVTDLVARGGMSGAPLSTPSGTLLGIITRAQSSYFEPQDIETVATMVSPELLRNLIAADRRSPASR; this comes from the coding sequence ATGTTCCGGGCCTGTCTTCGACTGAGTGTTTGCGTCCTGCTGACGGCCTGCGTCTCCCCTCTGGAGGACCGACGCTTCGACAACCATCTCGTCCGGATGGAGCAAAATGAAGACCTCGCGCGCCTGCTGCCTCGCGAGAGCGATCGGGATCGCATCCGCCGCCTGCTCGGACCCCGGGTCGGGTTGGTGCAAACCGGGAGCGAGGAAGCCTCCCTCTCGGGCAGCTCTGGACGAGCGGCCGCCCTCACCTCAGACGGCTACTTTCTCACCGCCTGGCACGTGGTCTCAGAAGGCTCCTTTTACTTGGAGGAGCTGCGTCTCGTGAAAAAGCTTCCGGCCGGTCGAATCACATTGGAGCAGGCGGAGGGAGCCTTTGCCATCGACCGCTACCCCGGGCGAATCGTCTGGTCCCAACCAGATCTCGACCTGGCCCTCGTCGAGTTCCCCGGAGTCAAAAGCGTGCCCTTCCGAAAGCTCGGCGCCATTCCCCAAAAAGGGGCCCTCGTCTGCACCTCGGACGACACCGGTTTCGGCTTCTACGATCCCCGCTACGGCATCCCCAGCTTGGTCGGCAATGGGAGCTTTCTGGCGGCCGGGCAAATCCTGGAAGTGAACGCGCCCAAGATCCCGGGATCGCCGCGCATTCTGGTGACTGATTTGGTGGCACGAGGTGGCATGAGTGGCGCCCCCTTGAGCACCCCGAGCGGCACGCTTTTGGGAATCATCACCCGAGCCCAAAGCTCCTACTTCGAGCCCCAAGACATCGAAACCGTCGCCACCATGGTTTCCCCCGAGTTGCTGCGCAACCTCATCGCAGCGGATCGGCGCTCCCCAGCCTCTCGATGA
- a CDS encoding thioredoxin-like domain-containing protein, giving the protein MKFLLPLLLSPLVAQAAWVDGFAPFLKSDRLRDEVEIIAFYYSALWCGPCRQTTPHVVDFYNQMHAANPRFEIIFISHDQDVNTMSEYRRRYGMTFPAIRYDALSRLPREILQPPGSGIPQLVLYRRSGERLSHHVGTRPVLQAMNSLLQATGDDRSFQKEPGFWEQNRRTLFVIFSLALVWFLLKKFSR; this is encoded by the coding sequence ATGAAATTTCTACTGCCGTTGCTCCTCTCCCCGCTCGTGGCCCAGGCCGCTTGGGTCGATGGCTTTGCGCCCTTTCTGAAAAGCGATCGCTTGCGGGATGAGGTCGAAATCATCGCTTTCTACTATTCTGCCCTCTGGTGCGGCCCCTGCCGCCAAACTACGCCCCACGTAGTCGATTTTTACAACCAAATGCACGCAGCCAACCCGCGCTTTGAAATCATTTTCATCAGCCATGACCAGGACGTCAATACCATGTCGGAATACCGCCGCAGGTATGGCATGACCTTCCCGGCCATCCGCTATGACGCCCTCTCGCGGCTGCCCCGGGAAATCCTCCAGCCCCCTGGCTCGGGCATCCCTCAGTTGGTGCTCTATCGTCGCTCCGGCGAGCGCCTCAGCCATCACGTCGGCACGAGACCGGTCTTGCAGGCCATGAACAGCCTTTTGCAGGCCACGGGCGATGACCGGAGCTTTCAAAAAGAACCGGGCTTTTGGGAACAAAACCGCCGCACCCTCTTCGTGATTTTCTCACTCGCCTTGGTCTGGTTTCTCCTGAAGAAGTTTTCGCGCTAA
- a CDS encoding ATP-binding cassette domain-containing protein — MLELQNIGFSLPRRKEPLSLLQDIHLKVTGGHFMAIVGPSGCGKTTLLKLIAGLHAETEGQILWQGRDLAVDGDLEPADLGYVPQFSIAYDHLTVEENIENAVRLRVRPKRASGVWEIVDEVLKKVGLEEIADRPVAILSGGQKRRLGLAMELVSDPALLLCDEVTSGLDPKSEAEIVQLLHQIAQEDHRVVISVTHSLANLDLYDSVLVLFQGRAAYHGPPDALLHYFSVETPEDVYPALSKREPDNWQRSWMRHRAPYYERMFPDGKASTAGQPEDPEEPSSGRRLPGFLRQFWVVLARRGRIFLRDRTQLLLHAAILIGFPILVTLFVDQAQDPIRKLSDSIPASAAEFQRDLAVNTSNVRTGGVISGLIMFQVVLLTLMGSNNSAREIVAERQIYEKERLGGLRPAAYLSSKIAFLSLLVLAQSLWMACYVQFFWSFPGEFLDHALLLVLVTGGMTAICLGISALMRSPEQASLLSVYLVGFQLPLSGAVLALPETIEKFAHPFISAYWSWSGSIQALNPGEYFAVKQAVPSGLSDFSLCAFVLGLHVLAGLLLAYVGCKKEQWN, encoded by the coding sequence GTGCTCGAACTTCAAAACATCGGGTTCTCTCTCCCGCGCAGAAAAGAACCGCTTTCCCTCCTGCAAGACATCCACCTCAAGGTCACCGGCGGCCACTTCATGGCCATCGTCGGTCCCTCTGGCTGCGGCAAAACCACCCTCCTCAAATTGATCGCCGGCTTGCACGCCGAGACCGAGGGCCAAATCCTCTGGCAAGGGCGGGACTTGGCCGTCGATGGCGACCTCGAACCGGCCGATCTCGGCTACGTCCCCCAGTTCAGCATCGCCTACGACCATCTCACGGTAGAGGAAAACATCGAGAACGCGGTCCGTCTCCGGGTCAGGCCCAAGCGGGCGAGCGGGGTCTGGGAAATCGTGGATGAAGTGCTCAAAAAGGTCGGCCTGGAGGAAATCGCCGATCGACCAGTCGCCATCCTCTCCGGCGGGCAGAAGCGCCGACTGGGCCTCGCCATGGAGCTGGTGAGCGACCCCGCCTTGCTCCTTTGCGATGAGGTCACCAGCGGCCTCGACCCCAAGTCCGAGGCCGAGATCGTGCAGCTCCTCCACCAAATCGCCCAGGAGGACCATCGCGTCGTCATCAGCGTGACCCACAGCCTGGCCAACCTGGACCTCTACGACTCTGTCCTGGTGCTCTTCCAAGGCCGGGCCGCCTACCACGGCCCCCCCGATGCCCTCCTCCACTACTTCTCGGTCGAGACCCCGGAGGACGTCTACCCCGCGCTCTCGAAACGCGAGCCGGACAACTGGCAACGCTCCTGGATGCGCCACCGGGCGCCCTACTACGAAAGGATGTTCCCAGACGGCAAAGCCTCCACCGCGGGCCAGCCGGAAGACCCGGAGGAGCCCTCTTCCGGTCGACGTCTCCCCGGTTTTCTCCGGCAATTCTGGGTCGTCTTGGCGCGAAGGGGACGGATCTTCCTGCGGGACCGCACGCAACTCCTTCTGCACGCCGCCATCCTGATCGGGTTCCCCATCCTGGTGACCCTCTTCGTGGACCAAGCCCAAGACCCCATCCGCAAGCTGTCCGACTCCATCCCCGCCAGCGCGGCCGAGTTCCAGCGGGACCTCGCCGTCAACACCAGCAACGTCCGCACTGGCGGCGTCATCTCGGGCCTCATCATGTTTCAGGTCGTCTTGCTCACCCTCATGGGATCGAACAACTCGGCCCGCGAAATCGTAGCCGAGCGCCAAATTTACGAAAAAGAACGGCTGGGCGGCCTCCGACCCGCCGCTTACCTCAGCTCCAAGATCGCCTTCCTCAGCTTGCTCGTTCTGGCCCAATCCCTCTGGATGGCCTGCTACGTGCAATTTTTCTGGAGCTTCCCGGGAGAGTTTCTCGATCACGCCCTCCTGCTGGTCTTGGTGACCGGAGGCATGACCGCCATCTGCCTCGGCATCTCCGCCCTCATGAGATCGCCCGAGCAGGCCTCGCTCCTCTCCGTCTACCTCGTCGGCTTCCAATTGCCCCTCTCGGGCGCCGTGCTCGCGCTCCCGGAAACGATCGAGAAATTCGCCCACCCCTTCATCTCGGCCTACTGGAGTTGGTCCGGCAGCATCCAAGCGCTCAACCCCGGAGAATACTTCGCTGTCAAGCAGGCCGTGCCCTCAGGGTTGAGCGATTTTTCCCTCTGCGCCTTCGTTCTCGGTCTCCACGTTCTCGCCGGGCTCTTGCTGGCATATGTCGGTTGCAAAAAAGAGCAGTGGAACTGA